A portion of the Fulvia fulva chromosome 1, complete sequence genome contains these proteins:
- a CDS encoding 54S ribosomal protein RML2, mitochondrial yields the protein MMLQPRIQPRAVCTSCKTLLSSFARLPALSTRTYATRTESTSASSSTADVTAFTPASAGPMRKQSGFQLRTYKPRTPGLRHLRRPINDHLWKGKPYAKLTFPKIGHGKGGRNNTGRVVMRHRGGGHRRRIRTVDFTRMEPGKHLVERIEYDPNRSAHLALVESVKTKKKSYIIAAEGMRAGDAVESFRLGIPRELLASMGGVMDPGMLAAKTALRGNCLPLHMVPLGTQVYCVGSTPGKGAVFCRSAGTYATVIAKEEHGKKVVDVTVRLQSGEVRKVSKDACGTVGVASNPHWHFRQLGKAGRSRWLNIRPTVRGVAMNAVDHPHGGGRGKSKGNVHPVSIWGTPAKGGYKTRKKNNPNNYVVQERVRNQGKRRSKN from the exons ATGATGCTCCAACCTCGAATACAGCCGCGCGCGGTGTGCACATCCTGCAAAACTCTCCTCTCCAGTTTCGCCAGACTTCCAGCACTCAGCACCAGAACCTACGCCACGAGAACCGAATCCACGAGCGCTTCATCATCCACTGCAGATGTCACAGCATTCACTCCCGCCTCCGCCGGGCCTATGCGCAAGCAGAGCGGCTTCCAATTGAGAACATACAAGCCACGGACGCCCGGTCTTCGACATTTACGGAGGCCCATCAACGATCATCTCTGGAAAGGGAAGCCCTATGCAAAGCTCACGTTTCCAAAAATCGGTCATGGCAAAGGTGGTCGCAACAACACTGGTCGCGTGGTCATGCGACATCGGGGAGGAGGCCACAGGAGAAGAATCCGGACGGTCGACTTTACACGCATGGAGCCAGGAAAGCACCTCGTGGAGAGAATCGAGTATGACCCTAACCGATCTGCGCATCTTGCGCTTGTGGAGAGCGTGAAGACGAAGAAAAAGAGCTACATCATCGCGGCGGAAGGCATGAGAGCGGGTGATGCAGTCGAGTCATTCAGGTTAGGCATTCCACGCGAGCTTCTGGCAAGTATGGGAGGCGTGATGGATCCTGGTATGCTGGCAGCCAAGACTGCCCTCAGAGGAAACTGCTTGCCGCTACACATGGTTCCTCTCGGAACACAGGTCTACTGCGTCGGCTCAACGCCCGGCAAAGGAGCAGTTTTCTGCCGTAGCGCAGGCACGTACGCGACCGTCATCGCCAAGGAAGAGCACGGCAAGAAGGTCGTGGACGTCACCGTTCGACTTCAAAGTGGTGAAGTGCGCAAAGTCAGCAAGGATGCCTGCGGTACTGTCGGTGTCGCCAGCAACCCTCATTGGCATTTCAGGCAGCTTGGAAAGGCGGGACGAAGCAGATGGCTCAACATCAGACCAACCGTTCGCGGTGTGGCTATGAACGCAGTGGATCATCCTCATGGTGGTGGTCGTGGTAAGAGTAAGGGTAATGTGCATCCAGTGTCGATCTGGGGTACACCG GCAAAAGGTGGGTACAAGACGAGAAAGAAGAACAACCCGAACAACTACGTTGTACAGGAGAGAGTACGAAATCAAGGCAAGCGCAGGTCGAAGAATTAG
- a CDS encoding G2/mitotic-specific cyclin-B, with amino-acid sequence MPPARVASRRTVTDENAETTGTTRLTRAKAAALDNVGAGDPPKKALTTKRTTTAATGTLGARKRTALGDVSNVVKKEPLGNADGKKDALSKPLKPAGITKPAARTTTTTRTVLGSKTANASSELKRPASGSGVMPPKKRTSATKAKREVEEYDDEDSENAPPPVNGVSAKPEKKTKTNSIIDPPVELDDDDDDEEKTLEELIKEAKDLDTEDMDDPLMVAEYVHEIFDYMKELEISTQPNPNYMDNQGELEWKMRGILVDWLLEVHTRFRLLPETLFLAVNIIDRFLSHKIVQLDRLQLVGVTAMFIASKYEEVLSPHVQNFVHVADDGFKDTEILSAERFILATLDYDLSYPNPMNFLRRISKADNYDIQTRTLGKYLLEIGCLDHRFLEYPPSQVAAAAMYLARLALDRGEWDATLSKYAGYTETQIQPVFKLMVEYLYSPVMHEAFFRKYASKKFLKASIVLRQWAKKWATTYLDDVPAHPSSGKTPRS; translated from the exons ATGCCTCCC GCACGAGTCGCGAGTCGGCGGACTGTCACCGACGAGAACGCCGAAACGACGGGCACAACACGTCTAACGCGTGCAAAGGCTGCCGCACTGGACAATGTCGGCGCTGGCGATCCACCAAAGAAGGCCCTCACCACCAAACGAACAACGACCGCTGCCACTGGCACATTGGGAGCCCGCAAGAGGACCGCGTTGGGAGACGTGAGCAACGTCGTGAAGAAGGAACCATTGGGCAATGCAGATGGGAAGAAGGATGCCTTGTCGAAACCGCTCAAGCCTGCTGGCATCACGAAGCCTGCTGCCCGGACTACCACGACGACACGTACTGTTCTCGGCTCAAAGACGGCTAATGCCTCGTCGGAACTCAAGCGCCCAGCCAGCGGATCCGGTGTTATGCCGCCCAAGAAGAGGACATCAGCTACCAAGGCCAAGAGGGAAGTGGAAGAGTACGACGATGAGGACTCTGAGAATGCACCACCGCCGGTCAATGGTGTCAGTGCAAAGCCAGAGAAGAAGACCAAGACAAACTCTATCATCGACCCACCCGTGGAGCTCGACGACGATGATGATGACGAAGAGAAGACTCTCGAGGAGCTCATCAAGGAGGCCAAGGACCTCGACACTGAGGACATGGACGACCCTCTCATGGTCGCCGAGTACGTCCACGAGATCTTCGACTACATGAAGGAGCTCGAGATATCCACCCAACCCAACCCGAACTACATGGACAACCAAGGCGAATTGGAATGGAAGATGCGCGGTATTCTCGTCGACTGGCTTCTCGAGGTCCACACCCGGTTCAGACTCCTGCCCGAGACCCTCTTCCTGGCTGTGAACATCATCGACCGCTTCCTGTCGCACAAGATTGTGCAGCTCGACCGTCTTCAGCTGGTCGGTGTCACTGCCATGTTCATCGCGTCCAAGTACGAGGAGGTCCTGTCGCCACACGTCCAGAACTTCGTCCATGTCGCCGACGATGGCTTCAAGGACACCGAGATCCTCTCGGCCGAGCGTTTCATCCTAGCGACGCTCGATTACGACCTGTCGTACCCCAACCCAATGAACTTCCTCCGTCGCATCTCCAAGGCCGACAACTACGACATCCAGACACGTACTCTCGGCAAGTATCTTCTTGAGATAGGCTGCCTTGACCACCGCTTCCTAGAGTACCCGCCATCGCAGGTCGCCGCTGCGGCTATGTACCTCGCACGTCTTGCGCTTGACCGTGGTGAATGGGACGCAACATTGTCCAAGTACGCCGGCTACACCGAGACTCAGATCCAGCCCGTGTTCAAGCTCATGGTCGAGTACCTCTACTCTCCCGTCATGCACGAGGCATTCTTCCGCAAGTATGCTAGTAAGAAGTTCCTGAAGG CCTCGATCGTGCTCCGCCAATGGGCCAAGAAATGGGCAACCACCTACCTCGACGATGTTCCTGCACACCCAAGCAGTGGCAAGACTCCTCGCTCGTAG
- a CDS encoding Putative transporter, which yields MATREDHVDRFKNDPYTWDGLTGWKSYRTLRPFRGMYWDVRRRLPYYWSDIVDGLNYRTFAGTIRIFFINLLPALAFQLDMMRRTDGYFGINEGLFASVLAAFVFSIFSCQPLTVVGITGLISLFNYTIYDICVDQGIRDLYPQMIAWVSIWAAITHWMSAIFNWCDYMRYITDFSSNAFGTYVSIIYMIKGVEELVANFDDSTPAAGYLGVIIALCFWATVYWIEQQGGSILFRSFPRKLLSDYAYPIAAIFWTGFSHIPGRIKDADLLRVPHTRAFYPSQPRPWLVEFWTLPVKWVFVALPLGILMTILFYYDHNVSSLTAQAKQFPLKKPAGFHWDFFLLGITCFVAGIIGLPLPNGLVPQAPVHTDSLVEYKDVLHVTKSKSEDPPESEWTTHNHKKIEAVQVREQRVSHFLMFLALLGCMTGPLLIVLHTMPLGLFGGVFFAVGWAGIPGFNTTQNLLYCLKEKKFIDPNDPRNTLKKSRILYFTFWQLLGVFISVAISQTIAAIGFPIVIVALIPLRWCILPRIFTEHELMVLDAPTADSDTVLCSMGGQPERPEVVLARKRRAERGESGEEGAFSSSASTKASQTPGMRSRDKFAKDSEEEAESQREKGKEQEGFKTTLDTGHA from the exons ATGGCGACTCGAGAAGACCACGTTGATCGCTTCAAGAACGATCCATACACATGGGACGGCCTTACAGGATGGAAGAGCTACCGAACGCTTCGACCATTTCGGGGCATGTACTGGGATGTCCGACGGCGACTGCCTTACTACTGGAGCGATATCGTGGATGGCCTTAACTACCGAACATTCGCTGGCACGATACGGATCTTCTTCATCAATCTCCTGCCAGCGCTGGCCTTTCAACTCGACATGATGCGGAGGACTGACGGCTACTTTGGCATCAATGAAGGACTTTTTGCCTCAGTACTTGCGGCGTTCGTCTTCAGCATCTTTAGCTGTCAGCCGTTGACAGTTGTTGGCATCACTGGTCTGATTTCTTTGTTCAACTACACAATCTACGACATTTGTGTTGATCAAGGAATTCGGGATCTGTATCCGCAGATGATCGCTTGGGTCTCGATATGGGCGGCTATCACGCATTGGATGTCTGCCATCTTCAACTGGTGCGACTACATGCGATATATCACAGACTTTTCGAGCAATGCGTTTGGCACATATGTGTCGATCATTTACATGA TCAAGGGAGTGGAAGAACTGGTTGCAAACTTCGACGACTCAACTCCTGCGGCTGGCTATCTCGGCGTGATCATCGCACTTTGCTTCTGGGCTACAGTGTACTGGATTGAGCAGCAGGGTGGCTCGATCCTGTTCAGGTCTTTTCCACGAAAGTTGCTGTCCGACTACGCGTATCCTATTGCGGCCATCTTCTGGACTGGATTCTCCCATATTCCCGGCCGAATCAAAGATGCGGATCTCCTGAGAGTCCCACATACGCGTGCCTTTTATCCGAGTCAACCAAGACCTTGGCTTGTGGAATTTTGGACACTTCCTGTGAAGTGGGTATTCGTTGCTCTGCCTCTTGGTATTTTGATGACGATCCTGTTCTACTACGATCATAATGTCAGCTCCTTGACTGCCCAAGCCAAGCAGTTCCCGCTCAAGAAGCCAGCCGGATTCCATTGGGACTTCTTCTTGCTCGGGATCACCTGCTTCGTCGCTGGCATTATTGGTCTGCCACTGCCCAACGGACTCGTACCACAGGCACCCGTGCATACCGACTCACTCGTGGAGTACAAAGATGTTCTGCATGTCACCAAATCGAAGAGCGAAGACCCACCGGAATCGGAGTGGACGACTCACAACCACAAAAAGATCGAGGCAGTGCAAGTGCGCGAACAGCGAGTCTCTCACTTCCTCATGTTCTTGGCGCTGCTCGGATGCATGACCGGTCCACTGCTAATCGTGTTACACACCATGCCTCTCGGACTCTTCGGTGGCGTCTTCTTCGCTGTAGGATGGGCCGGTATCCCGGGATTCAATACCACTCAGAACTTGCTCTACTGCCTAAAGGAGAAGAAATTCATCGACCCCAACGACCCTCGCAACACGTTGAAGAAGTCCCGCATCCTCTACTTCACCTTCTGGCAGCTACTAGGCGTCTTCATCAGCGTGGCGATCTCACAGACAATCGCAGCCATCGGCTTCCCCATCGTGATCGTCGCATTGATCCCACTGCGATGGTGCATCCTACCGAGAATCTTCACAGAACACGAGCTAATGGTCCTCGATGCCCCAACCGCCGACTCTGATACTGTGCTGTGCTCCATGGGAGGTCAGCCCGAGCGACCGGAAGTCGTACTGGCGAGAAAGCGCCGAGCAGAACGGGGCGAGAGTGGAGAAGAGGGCGCGTTCAGTAGCTCTGCGAGCACGAAGGCTTCGCAGACACCGGGCATGAGGTCAAGGGACAAGTTTGCGAAGGATAGTGAGGAGGAGGCAGAGTCGCAGAGAGAGAAGGGGAAGGAGCAGGAAGGCTTCAAGACGACGCTTGATACGGGACATGCGTGA
- a CDS encoding Citrinin biosynthesis transcriptional activator produces the protein MPESREESPGDGYFNDLAQQPGNDPKPSDANQRRTSQEENNSQVPKPKRIACVLCRKRKLKCDGTKPSCGTCTRLQHDCSYDEVRRKSGPKRGYVKALEARLAQVETLLKTQEDVPPVPTNAQSNSMLPEYDNPGMGGSAVPPALSNIPNAFPTQSAHAQSTLGAAGGLDVSGSPAEPFPWEMIGLGLDEPLPTQDVIDDLNRIYFEKVHPSLPMIHRPRYYAAMNLAPHMRPPVCLRYAMWCNAAVVSDKYEGLHEHFYQRARKYIQQDEMKGHGEGMVTIAHCQTWALLATHEFKLMYFPRAWMSSGRACRMAQAMGLHRLDGTGLDVKQCIPPPKDWTEREERRRTFWMTFCVDRYSSIGTGWPMTIEERDILTTLPTDEDSYEFSKPSKTMTLPDALDPAGLPGLSPFAGVILMACLFGRNLLHLHRPALDDNDDDLNGEFWKRHRSIDNTLLNIALALPEALRLPSGLNNPNVVFLNMNIHTSTICLHQAAIFKADKNRMPSRISAESKIRCITAAAEIASIMRQISHLDLAMMNPFISFCLYVAARVFVQYLKSRPKDTQVKASLQFLLSALHAIKKKNPLTESFLVQLDVDLEGAGLDDSRALRLQFHRGTSNKPTKMPTCPQDHLGIRPVYGDTGMAKYNQPTRTPMVASGGAAQSGSFVGHTRDFASGDAAASYDQSSTGYSMNIPIRTPGSSSLDANSCPGPYKSPAIVPDMDTSPDGSNENQTPGSSTQSQGYGGSGHNGSNSHASSHTGYSPQSQHQHDPQTGGAGTTQEDQLAAMVDPGNAMFSNDFEMFTFPHNANTHQPGFVLPQQQQQQQQQQQQWHQGTSTGMTPGASGMYGFAGNGDLMNGMSDQDWNSVLENFSGWETGMEGQ, from the exons ATGCCTGAATCGCGAGAGGAGTCGCCGGGCGATGGGTACTTTAACGACCTGGCCCAGCAGCCTGGGAACGACCCCAAACCGAGCGATGCGAATCAACGGCGCACGTCGCAAGAGGAGAACAACAGCCAGGTCCCCAAGCCGAAGAGGATCGCGTGTGTGCTGTGCAGGAAACGGAAGCTGAAGTGCGATGGCACCAAGCCTTCGTGTGGGACTTGCACGCGACTGCAACATGATTGCTCGTATGATGAGGTGAGGAGGAAGAGTGGCCCGAAGAGGGGATATGTCAAGGCGTTGGAGGCGAGGCTGGCGCAGGTTGAGACGTTGTTGAAGACGCAGGAGGATGTACCACCGGTGCCGACGAATGCGCAGAGTAACAGTATGCTGCCTGAATACGACAATCCTGGAATGGGAGGGAGTGCAGTGCCGCCCGCGCTGTCGAACATACCAAACGCCTTTCCGACTCAATCAGCGCACGCCCAGAGTACGCTTGGAGCTGCCGGCGGCCTCGATGTCAGTGGCTCGCCCGCAGAGCCCTTCCCTTGGGAGATGATTGGTCTGGGACTCGACGAGCCTCTACCTACTCAAGATGTCATTGACGACCTCAACCGCATCTACTTCGAGAAAGTACACCCTTCCCTGCCCATGATCCACCGACCGCGTTACTACGCAGCAATGAACCTGGCACCTCACATGCGCCCTCCAGTCTGCTTACGCTACGCCATGTGGTGTAACGCCGCTGTCGTCTCCGACAAATATGAAGGTCTGCACGAACACTTCTACCAACGCGCGCGGAAGTACATTCAACAAGACGAGATGAAAGGGCACGGCGAGGGCATGGTCACAATAGCGCATTGTCAAACTTGGGCACTCCTGGCAACTCATGAGTTTAAGTTGATGTACTTCCCACGCGCCTGGATGTCTTCGGGCCGCGCTTGCAGAATGGCGCAGGCGATGGGGCTGCATAGACTGGACGGGACTGGGCTGGACGTGAAGCAATGCATTCCCCCGCCGAAAGACTGGACCGAACGTGAAGAACGGAGGAGGACGTTCTGGATGACGTTTTGTGTAGATCGATACTCTAGTATCGGGACAGGGTGGCCGATGACGATTGAGGAGAGGGATATCCTGACGACTCTGCCCACGGATGAGGATTCTTATGAATTCAGCAAACCGTCGAAGACAATGACACTTCCTGATGCGCTGGATCCTGCTGGACTGCCGGGACTCTCTCCATTTGCGGGTGTGATTCTTATGGCGTGCTTGTTTGGACGAAATCTGCTGCATCTGCATCGACCTGCTCTGGATGACAACGACGATGACTTGAATGGCGAGTTCTGGAAACGGCATCGGAGTATTGATAATACCTTGTTGAATATAGCGCTGGCGCTACCTGAGGCGTTGAGGTTGCCGTCTGGGTTGAATAATCCGAATGTTGTGTTCTTGAATATGAACATCCACACTTCGACGATTTGCCTGCATCAAGCGGCCATCTTCAAGGCGGATAAGAATCGTATGCCGAGTAGGATATCGGCGGAGAGTAAGATTAGGTGCATTACGGCTGCGGCGGAGATTGCGAGCATTATGCGGCAGATCAGTCATTTGGATCTTGCGATG ATGAATCCTTTCATATCCTTCTGCCTATACGTTGCCGCCCGTGTCTTCGTCCAATACCTCAAATCCCGCCCGAAAGACACCCAAGTCAAAGCCTCCCTGCAATTCCTCCTCTCCGCCCTCCACGCCATCAAGAAGAAGAACCCCCTCACCGAATCCTTCCTGGTCCAACTCGACGTCGACCTCGAAGGCGCTGGCCTCGACGACTCCCGCGCCCTCCGCCTCCAGTTTCATCGCGGCACGTCCAATAAACCAACCAAAATGCCCACATGTCCCCAAGATCACCTTGGCATACGACCCGTCTATGGCGACACGGGAATGGCAAAGTACAATCAACCTACCCGCACACCCATGGTTGCTTCTGGCGGTGCTGCGCAGTCGGGATCGTTCGTGGGGCACACGAGGGATTTCGCGAGCGGTGATGCTGCTGCGTCGTATGATCAGAGTAGTACGGGATATAGCATGAACATCCCCATCCGGACGCCGGGATCAAGCTCCCTGGACGCGAATAGTTGTCCTGGTCCGTACAAGAGTCCTGCGATCGTGCCGGATATGGATACGAGTCCTGATGGCAGTAATGAGAACCAAACGCCCGGGTCGAGTACACAATCGCAAGGCTACGGCGGTAGCGGGCACAACGGCTCAAACAGCCACGCCAGCAGCCACACCGGCTACTCCCCGCAATCCCAGCACCAACACGACCCCCAAACCGGCGGCGCGGGCACGACGCAGGAAGACCAGCTCGCGGCAATGGTCGACCCTGGAAACGCCATGTTTAGCAATGACTTTGAAATGTTCACATTCCCGCACAATGCCAATACGCATCAACCGGGTTTCGTCCTGccacaacaacaacaacaacaacaacaacaacaacaacagtGGCATCAAGGTACGAGTACGGGCATGACGCCCGGTGCGAGTGGGATGTATGGGTTTGCGGGTAATGGTGATTTGATGAATGGGATGAGTGATCAGGATTGGAATTCTGTGCTGGAGAATTTTTCCGGGTGGGAGACGGGGATGGAGGGGCAG
- a CDS encoding Hit family protein 1: MSMSLEDHYPISCAFCKIADAYPPDPSSPIPTSATADPEKVDPQCHLILSTPLVLAFLDIMPISPGHILLTTRKHYRKLSDLQPNPTTKGDTTWTAAREKEEARQASRALGEWLPIVSRALCKVTGIEDWNVVQNNGERAAQVVPHVHFHLIPRYQEGREEMRRNGRTDWGALKSWRMFGRGSREDLDDEEGKEMASALREALREEVGDGGEVKGKL; this comes from the coding sequence ATGTCCATGTCCCTCGAAGACCACTACCCCATCTCCTGCGCCTTCTGCAAGATCGCCGACGCATACCCTCCCGATCCCTCCTCACCCATCCCCACAAGCGCAACCGCCGATCCAGAGAAAGTCGACCCACAATGTCACCTCATCTTGTCCACGCCCCTCGTCCTGGCGTTCTTGGACATCATGCCCATAAGTCCCGGCCACATCCTCCTCACGACACGGAAACACTATAGGAAACTATCAGACCTCCAACCAAATCCGACCACAAAGGGCGACACAACCTGGACCGCGGCCCGCGAAAAGGAAGAAGCACGACAAGCGAGTCGCGCGCTAGGGGAATGGCTCCCCATCGTTTCCCGCGCGTTGTGCAAAGTCACAGGAATTGAGGATTGGAACGTCGTACAGAATAATGGGGAGAGGGCAGCCCAGGTTGTGCCGCATGTGCATTTCCATTTAATCCCGAGGTATCAGGAGGGACGGGAAGAGATGAGGAGGAATGGCAGGACGGATTGGGGGGCACTTAAGAGTTGGAGGATGTTTGGACGGGGTAGTAGGGAGGATTTGGATGATGAGGAGGGGAAAGAGATGGCGAGTGCGCTTAGGGAGGCGTTGAGGGAGGAGGTGGGGGATGGGGGTGAGGTAAAGGGGAAGTTATAG
- a CDS encoding Cytochrome c oxidase assembly protein COX19 — translation MSTFGSPGGRNAFSKPIPPERGSFPLDHEAECQPIMKDYLQCLRSHRGVNEDACRQLSKNYLQCRMERNLMAPDSMKNLGFQEAPDAAKTTEAKTNSWKEGPDATKNGKETK, via the exons ATGTCGACGTTTGGATCGCCTGGTGGGAGGAACGCTTTCTCGAAGCCCATACCGCCGGAACGAGGCAGTTTCCCGCTGGATCATGAGGCTGAATGCCAGCCGATCATGAAGGACTATCTCCAGTGCTTGAGGAGCCATCGCGGTGTGAACGAGGATGCGTGCAGGCAGTTGAGCAAGAACTACTTACAGTGTCGTATGGAGAG GAACCTCATGGCCCCCGACTCGATGAAGAACCTCGGCTTCCAGGAAGCACCAGACGCAGCAAAAACCACAGAGGCAAAAACCAACAGCTGGAAAGAAGGTCCCGATGCGACCAAGAATGGGAAAGAGACGAAGTGA
- a CDS encoding putative hydrolase, which produces MLASLIVFLLSHIAVGNAKCFEPTPAFPLPRWDNGGPELEPAFQLLETNIQDLASQAKYDNTSFSIEVTSLQGSLWSYHHSARVHNESRPGVTHVDSLSQYRIASITKVFTTLAILYQHDAGNLSLDDPVLNYISELRSDEYELPWKDITIRVLASQLSGIPREFAQGDLLNLVPDPSALGLPPVSQDALPTCDEYDSYKPCDRGEFLGELKGKKPLFAPNQKSTYSNLNFELLGLVLENVTGMPYSDYIQQAIFDPLEMTESSLSTPSDEHAVLPAMADGFNYWDVDEGVQAPTGGIYSTSSDLSKFIRYTLSHYNTLATGVNWFLPASWATGMNTFYGMPFETFRTDKILRDSRRPVTFVTKAGGLPGYYSRISMLEEYGLGITILVGGTNEILEPLNELVSVALVRAAEEIAWQRMAVDYPGTYAPIRSDLNTSLVLATSPSKGLHVETFISNGTDVLAALLSKSAPGDDAEQKQRWHAQLVPTLLFENEEAPKGEIWRMQVVSERSEEQQLSAGVWDEFCPTDLEGPLYAGVPVNKIVFWHELGTVELPAWNISMKRVSMSKDMKDNLFVQKQDL; this is translated from the coding sequence ATGCTCGCCTCTCTCATTGTGTTCTTGCTCTCACACATCGCTGTAGGCAATGCAAAGTGCTTCGAGCCCACTCCCGCCTTTCCACTGCCCAGATGGGACAACGGCGGTCCAGAGCTCGAACCTGCCTTCCAATTGCTTGAGACAAACATCCAAGACCTCGCCAGCCAAGCCAAATACGACAATACGTCCTTCTCAATCGAAGTGACGTCCCTGCAAGGCTCGTTATGGAGCTATCACCACTCCGCTCGCGTACATAACGAAAGCAGGCCCGGTGTTACCCATGTAGACTCACTCAGCCAGTATCGGATTGCTTCGATCACAAAGGTCTTCACGACACTTGCCATACTGTATCAGCATGATGCTGGGAACTTGAGTCTAGACGATCCGGTCCTCAACTACATTTCTGAGCTGAGATCTGACGAGTACGAGCTGCCGTGGAAGGACATCACGATCCGTGTTCTGGCAAGCCAGCTCTCTGGCATACCGAGAGAGTTCGCTCAAGGCGACCTTCTGAACTTGGTACCTGATCCATCAGCACTGGGCCTGCCTCCCGTTTCCCAGGATGCTCTGCCAACTTGCGATGAATATGACTCCTACAAGCCATGCGATCGTGGTGAGTTCCTCGGCGAGCTGAAAGGCAAGAAGCCACTTTTTGCACCCAACCAGAAGTCGACTTACAGCAACCTGAACTTCGAACTTCTCGGCTTAGTCCTGGAGAATGTTACTGGCATGCCGTATAGTGACTACATTCAGCAAGCGATATTCGACCCTCTAGAAATGACAGAGTCCAGTCTGAGCACCCCCTCAGACGAGCATGCAGTTCTACCCGCCATGGCTGATGGCTTCAACTACTGGGATGTCGACGAAGGTGTTCAAGCTCCGACCGGCGGGATCTACTCGACCAGCTCTGATCTAAGCAAGTTCATCCGGTACACTCTTAGCCATTACAACACTCTTGCGACTGGAGTAAACTGGTTCCTCCCGGCCAGCTGGGCAACTGGAATGAACACTTTCTATGGGATGCCGTTCGAGACATTCCGCACAGACAAGATCTTGCGCGATAGCAGAAGGCCTGTAACTTTTGTAACCAAAGCTGGTGGTCTGCCAGGCTACTACTCTCGGATCAGTATGCTTGAAGAGTACGGACTGGGTATCACAATCCTGGTGGGCGGTACTAATGAGATCCTCGAGCCTTTGAACGAGCTCGTATCTGTGGCGCTGGTCCGTGCAGCCGAGGAGATCGCCTGGCAACGGATGGCTGTTGACTATCCCGGTACTTACGCGCCCATCCGCTCCGATCTCAATACCAGCCTCGTCCTGGCCACCTCGCCGTCAAAAGGCCTCCATGTCGAGACTTTCATCTCAAATGGAACCGACGTGCTTGCAGCTCTGCTGTCGAAGAGCGCTCCTGGCGACGATGCCGAACAAAAGCAACGCTGGCATGCTCAGCTTGTGCCCACACTGTTGTTTGAGAATGAAGAAGCGCCAAAGGGTGAGATCTGGCGTATGCAGGTCGTGTCTGAGAGAAGTGAGGAGCAGCAGCTGAGCGCTGGCGTTTGGGATGAGTTCTGCCCTACTGATCTGGAGGGGCCTCTTTATGCTGGAGTCCCGGTTAACAAAATTGTCTTCTGGCATGAACTGGGTACCGTGGAGCTGCCAGCATGGAACATCAGTATGAAGCGGGTCAGCATGAGCAAAGACATGAAGGACAACCTCTTTGTTCAGAAGCAGGACCTTTGA